A single region of the Actinomycetota bacterium genome encodes:
- the rsrA gene encoding mycothiol system anti-sigma-R factor → MSTMGERPDMCGDAVHQLYLYLDGELTPEKRELIQHHLDGCPPCFEAYDFEAELRMVIAHKCREQVPEQLRARVARALGLEGSEPQL, encoded by the coding sequence GTGAGCACCATGGGTGAACGGCCGGACATGTGTGGCGACGCTGTCCACCAGCTGTACCTCTACCTCGACGGTGAGCTGACCCCGGAGAAGCGAGAGCTGATCCAGCACCACCTCGACGGGTGCCCGCCATGCTTCGAGGCGTACGACTTCGAGGCCGAGCTGCGAATGGTGATCGCCCACAAGTGCCGTGAGCAGGTGCCCGAGCAGCTGCGAGCGCGGGTGGCCCGCGCCCTCGGCCTCGAGGGCTCCGAGCCCCAGCTGTAG